Proteins encoded in a region of the Nitrospira sp. genome:
- a CDS encoding nucleotide sugar dehydrogenase, translated as MDKQPSRSIAVVGLGYVGLPIAVAFGKIAPVVGFDINKRKIEELRKGIDRTGEVSQNDLTAAQIRYSSEPSDLKTADFIIVAVPTPINEALQPDLTALEKASELIGRHLSSGTIVVYESTVYPGATEEVCLPILERSSGMKAGGDFKLGYSPERINPGDKEHTLEKITKVVSAQDPESLNIVADTYALVVKAGVHRASSIRVAEAAKVIENTQRDLNIALMNELALIFHRLGIDTKSVLEAAGTKWNFLKFSPGLVGGHCIGVDPYYLTSKAESVGYHPQVILSGRRINNGMGKFVAEHTMKLLSHLSRPANELRVGVLGLTFKENVPDLRNSKVPDIVSELREYGIDVLVHDPIAESEEAVAEYGIHLVEWKEMKDLDGLIIAVAHKKFSNMSVVDLLKPLRNQKQGVVIDVKSILDPSHIPASIRYWRL; from the coding sequence ATGGATAAGCAACCATCGCGTTCAATTGCCGTTGTGGGATTGGGCTACGTAGGCCTCCCAATTGCCGTGGCATTTGGGAAGATTGCTCCTGTCGTTGGGTTTGACATCAATAAAAGGAAAATTGAAGAACTACGAAAGGGAATCGATCGGACAGGAGAGGTATCACAAAATGATCTAACTGCTGCTCAAATAAGATACTCATCGGAGCCCTCGGACCTTAAAACGGCCGACTTCATTATTGTTGCAGTTCCGACTCCCATCAATGAAGCATTACAGCCGGATCTCACCGCCTTAGAAAAAGCCTCGGAGCTGATCGGGCGACACTTATCTTCAGGTACCATCGTGGTCTATGAATCGACTGTTTACCCGGGCGCGACGGAAGAAGTGTGTCTGCCGATCTTGGAACGTTCTTCTGGAATGAAAGCGGGCGGAGATTTTAAATTAGGTTACTCACCGGAGCGAATAAATCCCGGGGATAAAGAACATACACTCGAAAAGATTACCAAGGTCGTATCGGCGCAGGACCCTGAATCTCTGAACATCGTAGCGGACACATATGCGTTAGTTGTGAAAGCGGGTGTTCATCGAGCATCAAGTATCAGGGTCGCAGAAGCAGCGAAGGTCATCGAAAACACTCAACGAGACCTTAATATTGCACTGATGAACGAGCTCGCTTTGATTTTTCATCGACTAGGAATAGATACCAAATCTGTGCTTGAAGCCGCAGGGACGAAATGGAATTTTCTCAAGTTCTCTCCTGGTCTTGTCGGTGGCCATTGTATCGGAGTGGATCCTTATTATTTGACTTCAAAGGCGGAATCAGTGGGCTATCATCCACAAGTCATTCTTTCTGGCCGGCGCATTAACAACGGCATGGGAAAGTTTGTGGCGGAACACACCATGAAGCTACTCAGCCACTTATCACGACCTGCTAATGAACTCAGAGTAGGGGTGCTCGGCTTGACGTTTAAGGAAAACGTTCCAGATCTCCGTAACAGCAAAGTGCCTGACATCGTCTCCGAACTTCGTGAATATGGAATCGACGTACTCGTACATGATCCCATCGCAGAGAGTGAAGAAGCCGTGGCAGAGTACGGCATTCATCTCGTCGAATGGAAAGAGATGAAAGACCTTGATGGATTGATTATTGCCGTTGCGCACAAGAAGTTTTCCAATATGAGCGTCGTCGATCTACTGAAGCCTCTTCGCAATCAGAAGCAAGGCGTCGTGATCGACGTGAAGAGCATCCTTGATCCAAGTCACATTCCTGCGTCGATAAGATACTGGCGGCTGTAA